Part of the Oscillibacter hominis genome is shown below.
CGCTCCCTGAGCTGCTGGCGGATGGTGTTGACTCCCGTGTAGTAGAGGCCGCTCCGGAAAAGCTCCTCCACCACCTGCTGGGTCAGCACACTGACGCCGTAATCCATCTGCATCTTCACATCGGCCAGCCGCTGCACCACCGACTCCGGGCCCACCAGCCACCCAAGCCGCAGCCCCGGAGAGAAGCACTTGGACAGGCTTCCGATATAGACCACACTGCCGCTCTGGTCGAGCGCCTTGATGGGTGGAGGCGGCATCTCGTCCAGCCACAGATCCCGGAATACATCGTCCTCGATCACCGGCATGTGGTTTTCCTTACAGTATTTCAGGACCTCCTTGCGGCGGCTCACCGGCATCACGCAGCCGGTGGGATTTTGAAAGGTGGGGATGGTGTAGAGCAGGGAATGGCAGCCGTTGGACTGGGGCTCCCGGATCATCCAGGGCAGTATTCCGCTGGCATCCAGGGGCACACCCTGGAGCTTTGCCCCCACAGACTGAAAGATATTCAGCGACCCCAGATAGGACGGCGACTCCACATAGACCGTGGATTTGGCCTGGACAATGCCCATGGAAATGAGCTGCAGGGCCTGCAATGCGCCGGAGACAATGAGGATGCAGGAAAGCGGCGCGTCAATCCCGATCTCCCTGAGATGGGCCTGGAGCGCGGCGCGCAGCCCGGGCATGCCCAGCGGGTCGGGGTAGTTCATAAAGAGGTCCCGGCTGGAAAGACTGCTCAGCACCTTTCGGGTCAGGTCCAGCTGCATCAGGTCCGGCGACAGCTCGCCGGTGCTCATCCGGGTGATCCCCTCTTCAAATTCCAGGTGGTTGATGATCTGCACCGTGGGTACGTTGGCCCGGAAGCCGCTGGCCTTGATATAGCTCTGCCAGTCCGGCGCCTTGTCCTGCATCAGCAGCGACCAGCTGTCGTTGGCGATGCGGGTTCCGCCGCCAAAGCCGCTTTCGATCATCCCCAGGGAGGCCAGTTCGTCCATGGCCTCCACAATGGTGCTGCGGTTGACCTCAAACAGTTCAGAGAGCTTTCTTTGAGAGGGCAGCACCTGGCCGCTCACCCAGTCGCCGGAGGAAATCTTCTCGCTGAAATAGCTGACGATCTGGCTGTATAGAGGGATTTTGGACTGTCGATCCGGCTTCCAGCTGATGGAAATGGCTTCTGTCCTCTTCTCCCCGTACTCTCCCATTGGCTCCCTCCTTTTGAAAGCAGCGGCCTCCGGCGCTTTCCCAGAGGCGACACTATATCTAATGATCTAAATTCTGCACACTTGTTTATTACTATATTCTGATTTTTCCCAATAGTCAACACTTCCCAGGGAAAAGGCGCCTGGCCCATTGGGAGCCAGGCGCCTTTTTTACTTCTTTAATGGGATGGATACGATGAACCGGGTGGAACGCTGGTCGCTCTCGGCCCGTATGGTGCCCTTGTGCTCGGAGGCAATGGCGGCGGCGATGGGCAGCCCCAGGCCGAATCCGGATTTTTCCCCCCGGGAGTCGTCGGCCCGGTAAAACCGCTCAAAGAGCCGCCGCAGCTGCTCAGGCGGGATAACCGGCCCCTGGTTGGAAACCTCCAGCCGCGCCCGCTTGTCGTCCCGGCTCAATAAGACGCGGATTGGCGCGTCCGACGCCCCGTACTTCACCGCGTTGTCCAACAGCACCCCCACCAAACGGCGCAGCTGGTCTCCGTCGCCCAGGATTATGATCTCCGGTGCGCATTCCCACTGAAGCTCCTTTCCATGCTCAAAGGCCACCGGCTCAAAGGACAGCGCACAGTCCGTCACCAGGGTGGACAGGTCCTGCTCCGTGAGGATCGCGATGCGGCTCATATTGTCCGACCGGGCCAGCGTCAGCATTTCTTCCACCAGCGTTTTCATCTGTCCGGCCTCGGAGTGGATGTTGTCGGCCCAGCGGGCGCTTCGGTCCTCCAGCTGGGCGGCGGAGAGCATCTCCGCGTTGGAGAGGATCACCGTCAGGGGCGTCTTCAGCTCATGGGATGCGTCGGAGAGGAACTGCTTTTGCTGTCTGATGGCCTGCTCCACCGGCCGGGTGGCCCACCAGGCCAGCAGGCAGCTGACGGCAAAGAGCACCAGCAGTGCGGCAATGCCGATTTGGAAGGAGGAGCGGAGCAGGTCCTCCATGATGGTCCGCTCAATGGACATGTCCGCAAAGGCCATGCGCTGATAAAACCCGTTGTCCTGAATGAGATAGCGGAGGGAATACTTGGCCACCACGCCGGTGGCGGCCCCGCCGCGCAGGGCAATGGTGATGATCTCCTGGAGCTCGGTGGTGTTCTCCAGGTCGCTGTAGGTGCCGCCGGTGATGTAAGCGGTGGAGCCCATGACGGCCACAGTGAAATAGGGCATCTGCACCGTGGGCCCGCCCGCTGAGGGCCGGCCCACGATGCCCTCCTGGTCGATCACCCGCTCCAGCACCTCCATGGTGTTGGAGCGGATGTTCTGTTCCGTGGCGGAGACCACGGAGAAAAAGACCGCCCCCAGGACCAGCGTCACCAGGGCCATGCAGATGGCCACAAACTTGATCCGGAGCTTGCGGATCATACTGTCCTGGCGCTTCATTCCCCGGTCTCCAGACAATAGCCCACCATCCGGATGGTCTTGATCTTCACACCGGAGCCCAAGTGGGCCAGCTTGCGGCGCAAAAAGGAGATGTAGACCTCCACGTTGTTGTCCTCAGCCTCGGACTCATAACCCCAGACCTTCAGCAGAAGCTTCTCCTTGGGCACCACTAACTTCTGATTCTGCATCAAAAGCTCCATGATGTCATATTCCTTGCGGGAGAGGCGGATGGACTGTCCGCCGCACAGCAGCGAAAAGGAGGACTGCTCTAACTTCAGGTCGCCGCAGGTCAATACGCCCTCCTCCCGCAGCTCCGGCTGACGGCGGCACAGCGCCCGGATGCAGGCCAGCAGCTCCCGGGGCTCAAAGGGCTTGGTGAGATAGTAGTCCGCCCCCGCGTCCAGGCCCTCCACCTTATCGGCCGTGTCGGACCGGGCGGTGAGCATCAAAACCGGGGTCGTGTCCCCCTCTGAGCGCATGCGCCGCAGCACGTCGAACCCACTCAGCCTGGGCAGCATCACGTCCAGCAAAATCACATCGTAAATACCGGAGAGGGCGTTGTCCGCCCCCGACTCACCGTCGTGACAGACGTCGGCGGTATAGCCGGCCATCTCCACAATGTCCTGGAGCGTGGCGGCCAGGCGGACTTCATCTTCCACAATCAGGATGCGCATAGGCGTTTCTCCTCTCAGTCTGGTCTTCCATGCGGGACAGCCCGTAAAAGAACCGCTCCCTCTCCCGTCTCAGCGAATATCCTCCGATGAAAATCGGGAAGGGATTCCCCTTCCCGATTGTATCACTGCCATCGCCCGCTTGCAATGCTCAGGCGGTCAGGCCGCCCGCGGCCAGGGCCAGCAGCGTCTCCACCGAGTCCTTGGCCACGCTGTAGATGGTGGTGTCTCCCTCCATCCGGGCATAGTAGCCCTCGCCGTCGGCGGTGGCGTTGCCCACGGACATCTTAAATGTGGTTTCAGCGCTTCCGTCAGGCACATAGTAAACCGTCATGGTCACCTGGGGGCTGCCCAGGCCGCACAGCGTCACCGCCTCATCGGTGGGCCGATAGTCCACGCAGGCCGTGAACCGGAGGCTGGCCAGCTCATCGGCCAGGGCGCTCACCGTCTCATGATCCGTCACGTCGGCATCGCCGAAAATCCAGGACGCGGCGCCGTCCTCCTCTCCCGCCTCCACGGAGAGCGTTAGGTCTTGGGTGGGCCCTTTCACACGCACAGTGCGCAGGTTCGCGCCGGTAAAGGTGGGAATATCGGGAATTTCCGCCATGTCGTAGATGCCTTTATTCATGCTCTCACGCAGCTCGCTGGACACCACGTACACCGTGTCGGAGTCCGCCAGCTTCATATAGTAGGACCCATCGGAGGTGGTCTTGCCGAACAGCAGCACCGTTTCCTTGCCGCCGTCCGCCGTGGCCTTCAGTGAGGCGGCGGGCTCCTCCAGGCCGTAAGCCTCCAGGGTATCCCCCTCGGTGATGGTCTGCATCGGGTGCAGGGCGATGACCTGCTTGGAGAGGCTCTCCAGGTAGTATCCGTTCAGGGGGAAGTCCGGATCGTCCACCCAGTACCACTCCCCGGCCTCGTCCCGGGCAAAGGACAGGTTCACCTGCCCGTTGTCGTAGGAGATGGCGCTGTAGGTCTGGTCCTCCTCGGTCTCCAGCACCCGGGTATCGGCCAGATTCTGCTGCTCCTCCTGCTGGCGCCGCTCCTCTTTTGCGTTGCAGGAGCGGAGAAGCCATGTCAAGGCCGCCAACACAACCAGTACTGCGGCCAGGGCCACCAGCGTCTTTTTCTGTCTCATGGGGGAATCCTCCTTGCCTTAGAGTTTGCGGCGGCGCATCCAATGCACAAAGCCCACCGCTACCACTGCCAGCGGGATGACGAAGACGAACAGCGCGCTCCAGATTCCGCCTGTGGTGATGGTGTTGCTGGGCACCTGGAGGCTCACCGGCTCGATGGAGAGGTTGGTGATGTCGTCAAAGCCCACAGTGGCCGCATTCAGGAAGAGGTCCAGGTTAGCGATGTTGGTGAAGCTTCCAGTGATCTGCTCGCTGATCATGTTGCTGCAGCCGAATACGGTCAGCCGGGCTGTGCCGCCATCGGTCTCCTCGGTGGCCACGGCGCCCACCACGTAGGTGCCCTGGGCCTGATCCGAATCATCCACCACGTTGACGCCGTGGTCGGAGGTGGTCAGGAAGGGGGAGACGGTGACGGTGTCCCGGGCGGGGGCGGTGAGCGTCATGCCCCGGGAGGAGAAGAGCAGCACCGTGGAATCGCCGGTGAGGCTCTGGGCCGCGTCCACGCTCAGGTCGACCTCCGGGAAGATCGCATAGGGATTATTTTGATAGTACCGCTGGGTGTCGGCGATGAGGCCGGTGGTGGGGGAGATGCCGTACTGGGAAAGGACCCTGTTCCAATTGGGCATCTCCGTCAGGTCCGCGCCCATCAGGTAGATCAGCTGTCCGCCGCCGGATAAATAGCTGAGGATCATCTCGGCCTCATCGTCGGCCAGATCGGACGCGGGGGCGTTGGAGAT
Proteins encoded:
- a CDS encoding Gldg family protein, which encodes MKLQKTESRASRRGAFSAGAAALAVAVVIAFNLLVAQIPTRYTQLDISPNNIYHITDTSVDYMAALSEDVSIHVLANKDAMDQRIVRFLDQYGELSGRLSVEYTNPTTYPSVLSAYGVEANTIVVSCEATGRQETIAIDDLIEYDIYTYMMSGQRNETAFDCEGQLTSAVDLVVSESSRRAYTINDHGEQGLSASVEDLMKKSHFSVEEVNVLMDGVPEDCDLLISNAPASDLADDEAEMILSYLSGGGQLIYLMGADLTEMPNWNRVLSQYGISPTTGLIADTQRYYQNNPYAIFPEVDLSVDAAQSLTGDSTVLLFSSRGMTLTAPARDTVTVSPFLTTSDHGVNVVDDSDQAQGTYVVGAVATEETDGGTARLTVFGCSNMISEQITGSFTNIANLDLFLNAATVGFDDITNLSIEPVSLQVPSNTITTGGIWSALFVFVIPLAVVAVGFVHWMRRRKL
- a CDS encoding DUF4340 domain-containing protein, producing MRQKKTLVALAAVLVVLAALTWLLRSCNAKEERRQQEEQQNLADTRVLETEEDQTYSAISYDNGQVNLSFARDEAGEWYWVDDPDFPLNGYYLESLSKQVIALHPMQTITEGDTLEAYGLEEPAASLKATADGGKETVLLFGKTTSDGSYYMKLADSDTVYVVSSELRESMNKGIYDMAEIPDIPTFTGANLRTVRVKGPTQDLTLSVEAGEEDGAASWIFGDADVTDHETVSALADELASLRFTACVDYRPTDEAVTLCGLGSPQVTMTVYYVPDGSAETTFKMSVGNATADGEGYYARMEGDTTIYSVAKDSVETLLALAAGGLTA
- a CDS encoding sensor histidine kinase — its product is MKRQDSMIRKLRIKFVAICMALVTLVLGAVFFSVVSATEQNIRSNTMEVLERVIDQEGIVGRPSAGGPTVQMPYFTVAVMGSTAYITGGTYSDLENTTELQEIITIALRGGAATGVVAKYSLRYLIQDNGFYQRMAFADMSIERTIMEDLLRSSFQIGIAALLVLFAVSCLLAWWATRPVEQAIRQQKQFLSDASHELKTPLTVILSNAEMLSAAQLEDRSARWADNIHSEAGQMKTLVEEMLTLARSDNMSRIAILTEQDLSTLVTDCALSFEPVAFEHGKELQWECAPEIIILGDGDQLRRLVGVLLDNAVKYGASDAPIRVLLSRDDKRARLEVSNQGPVIPPEQLRRLFERFYRADDSRGEKSGFGLGLPIAAAIASEHKGTIRAESDQRSTRFIVSIPLKK
- a CDS encoding aminotransferase-like domain-containing protein, yielding MGEYGEKRTEAISISWKPDRQSKIPLYSQIVSYFSEKISSGDWVSGQVLPSQRKLSELFEVNRSTIVEAMDELASLGMIESGFGGGTRIANDSWSLLMQDKAPDWQSYIKASGFRANVPTVQIINHLEFEEGITRMSTGELSPDLMQLDLTRKVLSSLSSRDLFMNYPDPLGMPGLRAALQAHLREIGIDAPLSCILIVSGALQALQLISMGIVQAKSTVYVESPSYLGSLNIFQSVGAKLQGVPLDASGILPWMIREPQSNGCHSLLYTIPTFQNPTGCVMPVSRRKEVLKYCKENHMPVIEDDVFRDLWLDEMPPPPIKALDQSGSVVYIGSLSKCFSPGLRLGWLVGPESVVQRLADVKMQMDYGVSVLTQQVVEELFRSGLYYTGVNTIRQQLRERRDLMMRLLEKYFGDLAEWNRPAGGFFIWVRLKNRVLSEQLFNRALKEGLLILPGSVYDMGYSSSLRLTYGYLSAEEMELGMRRLSEILRDMNRK
- a CDS encoding response regulator transcription factor — its product is MRILIVEDEVRLAATLQDIVEMAGYTADVCHDGESGADNALSGIYDVILLDVMLPRLSGFDVLRRMRSEGDTTPVLMLTARSDTADKVEGLDAGADYYLTKPFEPRELLACIRALCRRQPELREEGVLTCGDLKLEQSSFSLLCGGQSIRLSRKEYDIMELLMQNQKLVVPKEKLLLKVWGYESEAEDNNVEVYISFLRRKLAHLGSGVKIKTIRMVGYCLETGE